In Nitrospira sp. MA-1, the following proteins share a genomic window:
- the ureG gene encoding urease accessory protein UreG: MKTITRIGIGGPVGSGKTAIVEAITPKLMDMGGRILIITNDIVTTEDAKHVQRTLKGILLEDRILGVETGSCPHTAVREDPSMNIAAVEDMEARFPETDVVLIESGGDNLTLTFSPALVDYFIYVIDVAAGDKIPRKNGPGITKSDILVINKTDLAPYVGASLDVMDHDSRLMRGDRPFVFTNCKTGEGIDQLVELIKENALFDLNLVEPKV, translated from the coding sequence ATGAAGACAATCACACGGATAGGAATCGGTGGCCCTGTTGGATCCGGCAAAACGGCCATTGTCGAGGCGATCACACCGAAACTGATGGATATGGGAGGGCGTATTCTGATTATCACCAATGACATCGTGACCACCGAAGATGCCAAGCACGTCCAACGCACACTGAAGGGTATCCTGTTAGAGGATCGTATCCTGGGAGTCGAAACCGGATCATGTCCGCATACGGCGGTTCGCGAAGATCCGAGTATGAACATTGCTGCCGTCGAGGATATGGAAGCACGGTTCCCTGAAACCGATGTGGTCCTGATCGAGAGTGGTGGTGACAATCTGACTCTGACCTTCAGCCCTGCCCTGGTCGATTATTTTATCTATGTGATTGACGTCGCCGCCGGGGATAAAATTCCTCGCAAGAATGGACCGGGGATCACGAAGTCGGACATCCTGGTGATCAACAAAACGGACCTGGCCCCATACGTTGGAGCAAGCCTCGACGTCATGGATCATGATTCCCGCCTGATGCGGGGGGACCGACCATTCGTGTTTACCAACTGCAAAACCGGGGAGGGGATTGATCAGCTGGTCGAGCTGATCAAGGAAAATGCACTGTTCGACCTGAATCTCGTGGAACCGAAGGTATGA